The following are encoded together in the Diabrotica undecimpunctata isolate CICGRU chromosome 7, icDiaUnde3, whole genome shotgun sequence genome:
- the LOC140446595 gene encoding uncharacterized protein has translation MPYVGLSDVQRGRIVTLVEQGMSQRQISATLHVSQNVVSKTYARFLELGTLKNKPRESRRRVTSDRQDRFLGQIARRNPTSSHPELQKQLLLTTGIDISVETIRKRLRSQNLFSRRQLRVPELS, from the coding sequence ATGCCCTACGTAGGTTTGTCAGATGTTCAGAGGGGAAGAATTGTTACTCTTGTTGAGCAGGGAATGTCACAAAGGCAAATTTCAGCTACGTTACACGTCTCGCAGAACGTTGTTTCAAAAACATATGCAAGATTTTTAGAATTGGGTACACTAAAGAACAAGCCTAGAGAAAGTCGTCGTAGAGTAACTAGTGATCGACAAGACCGGTTTTTAGGACAAATAGCTAGAAGAAATCCAACCTCTTCTCATCCGGAGCTCCAAAAGCAACTTTTGCTGACTACAGGTATTGACATTTCCGTTGAAACAATACGAAAGAGACTTCGTTCCCAAAATTTATTTAGCAGGAGGCAGTTGAGGGTTCCCGAGTTATCCTGA